The following proteins are co-located in the Spirochaetaceae bacterium genome:
- the lpdA gene encoding dihydrolipoyl dehydrogenase produces MAATATGSAGSADRTRLAVLGGGPGGYASAFMGADLGLEVTLIDDAPHPGGVCLYRGCIPSKALLHVAKLLHEAAAAADWGVRFGKPDIDLDKLRAWKESVVGKMTAGLGSLSRQRKVNYVQGRGRFSGPDTLLVSGEDGRQSVSFDRAVIATGSRPARIPSLWLDSERMMDSTTALELPDVPTSLLVIGGGYIGLELGSVYAALGSAVTVVEMLPGLLPGADRDLVGILARQVAGRFAKVHVNTRVAALEETGDGIAATLDTPGGSVTETFAKVLMSVGRTPNTKDLGLEHLGIATDGRGFIPVDEQRRTADASVFAIGDVAGEPGLAHKATHEGRTAAEAAAGMKVAFEPQAIPAVVFTDPEVAWCGLTETTAREQGREVSVQRFPWAASGRATTMGRPDGLTKLVLDPGSERVLGMGVVGAGAGELISEGVLAVEMAALATDLRLTIHPHPTLSETVMESADLFFGQSTHLHRPRRPGK; encoded by the coding sequence ATGGCTGCAACGGCGACCGGATCGGCCGGATCGGCTGACCGCACCCGCCTGGCGGTGCTCGGCGGCGGCCCCGGCGGCTACGCGTCCGCATTCATGGGCGCCGACCTCGGGCTGGAGGTGACCCTGATCGACGACGCGCCGCATCCCGGCGGGGTATGCCTGTACCGTGGCTGCATCCCCTCCAAGGCGCTCCTGCACGTGGCCAAGCTGCTGCACGAAGCGGCGGCGGCGGCGGATTGGGGCGTGCGGTTCGGCAAGCCGGACATCGATCTCGACAAGCTGCGCGCCTGGAAGGAGAGCGTGGTCGGCAAGATGACCGCCGGCCTCGGCAGCCTCAGCAGGCAGCGCAAGGTGAACTACGTGCAGGGCCGCGGCCGCTTCAGCGGTCCGGACACGCTGTTGGTCAGCGGCGAGGATGGCCGGCAGAGCGTGAGCTTCGACCGCGCGGTCATCGCCACCGGGTCGCGGCCGGCGCGGATTCCGTCGTTGTGGCTGGACAGCGAGCGGATGATGGACTCCACCACCGCCCTGGAGCTGCCCGACGTGCCTACCTCGCTGCTGGTGATCGGCGGCGGCTACATCGGCCTGGAGCTGGGCTCGGTGTATGCCGCGCTCGGCTCCGCGGTCACCGTGGTGGAGATGCTGCCGGGGCTCCTGCCCGGCGCCGACCGCGACCTGGTGGGCATCCTGGCCCGGCAGGTAGCGGGGCGCTTCGCCAAGGTGCACGTGAACACGCGCGTGGCGGCGCTTGAGGAGACCGGCGACGGCATCGCCGCCACCCTCGACACTCCCGGCGGCAGCGTGACCGAGACCTTCGCCAAGGTGCTGATGAGCGTCGGCCGCACCCCCAACACCAAGGATCTGGGCCTGGAACACCTCGGCATCGCTACCGACGGACGCGGTTTCATCCCGGTGGACGAACAGCGCCGCACCGCCGATGCATCGGTGTTCGCGATCGGCGACGTTGCCGGCGAGCCGGGGCTGGCGCACAAGGCCACCCACGAGGGCCGTACCGCCGCCGAGGCGGCCGCCGGCATGAAGGTGGCATTCGAACCGCAGGCGATCCCGGCGGTCGTGTTCACCGACCCGGAGGTGGCGTGGTGCGGGCTCACCGAGACGACCGCCCGCGAGCAGGGCCGCGAGGTCAGCGTGCAGCGGTTCCCGTGGGCCGCCTCCGGGCGCGCCACCACCATGGGCCGCCCCGACGGCCTCACCAAGCTGGTGCTCGACCCCGGCAGCGAACGGGTGCTGGGCATGGGCGTGGTCGGCGCCGGCGCTGGCGAGCTGATCTCCGAGGGCGTGCTGGCGGTGGAGATGGCCGCCCTGGCCACCGACCTGCGCCTCACCATCCACCCGCACCCCACCCTGAGCGAGACGGTGATGGAGAGCGCCGACCTGTTCTTTGGCCAGAGCACCCACCTCCACCGCCCCCGCCGGCCCGGCAAGTGA
- a CDS encoding 2-oxo acid dehydrogenase subunit E2 — MATDVTLPELGENIEAGDVAAVLVNPGDRVEKDAPLLELETDKAVVEVPAPEAGVVTAVLVKAGDTISVGDTIASLEPDGAGAAAVPEPGVAPAAQPAAADAPSAAHAVPAAAPSQPMAAPAQAAGGLLAAASGVTASRSASTAPVAPQPAKPEPPSGPGPGAAPEPPAAPVPTTAPAGVPAPEAVQPVPATPAVRRLAREIGVDITAVTGTGEGGRILLDDVKATAKRLLQAPAPAAAHLAGAPLPDFAQWGPVEEQAMNAVRRATTAHLSAAWQTIPAVTQLDKADITDLELLRKRYAPRAEAAGGKLTVTAILVKVVATALKVFPQFSASIDVARSTVIYKRYCHVGIAVDTDRGLLVPVIRDADRKNIVELAAALGEMSQRARARKLSPAEMAGGSFTISNLGGIGGSHFSPIINAPEVAILGVSRAETEPVWRDGEFVPRLRLPLSLTYDHRLIDGADGIRFLRWIIEALEQPLLLALEG, encoded by the coding sequence ATGGCAACTGACGTAACACTCCCGGAACTGGGAGAGAATATCGAAGCCGGCGACGTCGCCGCCGTCCTGGTGAACCCGGGCGACCGGGTCGAGAAGGACGCGCCCCTGCTTGAACTGGAGACCGACAAGGCGGTGGTGGAGGTGCCGGCGCCCGAAGCCGGCGTCGTAACGGCCGTCCTGGTAAAGGCGGGCGACACCATAAGCGTCGGCGACACGATCGCCAGCCTGGAACCGGACGGCGCGGGCGCCGCGGCCGTCCCGGAACCCGGAGTGGCGCCCGCGGCCCAGCCGGCGGCGGCGGACGCGCCTTCTGCCGCGCACGCGGTCCCTGCGGCTGCACCGTCCCAGCCAATGGCGGCGCCGGCACAGGCGGCCGGCGGCTTGCTCGCCGCGGCCTCCGGAGTAACCGCCTCCCGCTCCGCGTCAACCGCTCCCGTTGCCCCTCAACCGGCCAAGCCGGAACCGCCGTCGGGGCCCGGGCCGGGCGCTGCGCCCGAGCCGCCAGCCGCACCGGTACCCACCACGGCGCCCGCCGGCGTGCCTGCGCCGGAGGCGGTGCAGCCGGTTCCTGCCACCCCCGCGGTGCGCCGCCTGGCGCGCGAGATCGGCGTCGACATCACCGCCGTCACCGGCACCGGGGAGGGCGGCCGCATCCTGCTCGACGACGTCAAGGCCACTGCCAAGCGCCTGCTGCAGGCGCCCGCTCCCGCCGCCGCGCACCTCGCTGGCGCGCCGCTGCCCGACTTCGCGCAGTGGGGCCCGGTTGAGGAGCAGGCCATGAACGCCGTGCGCCGCGCCACCACCGCCCACCTCAGCGCGGCGTGGCAGACCATCCCGGCCGTCACCCAGCTCGACAAGGCGGACATCACCGACCTGGAGCTGCTGCGCAAGCGTTACGCGCCGCGCGCCGAGGCGGCCGGCGGCAAGCTGACCGTCACCGCCATCCTGGTCAAGGTGGTGGCCACCGCCCTGAAGGTGTTCCCGCAGTTCAGCGCCAGCATCGACGTGGCGCGCTCCACCGTGATCTACAAGCGCTATTGCCACGTCGGCATCGCCGTCGACACCGACCGCGGCCTGCTGGTGCCGGTGATCCGCGACGCCGACCGCAAGAACATCGTCGAGCTTGCCGCCGCCCTCGGCGAGATGTCGCAGCGCGCCCGCGCCCGCAAGCTGAGCCCGGCGGAGATGGCCGGCGGCAGCTTCACCATCTCCAACCTGGGCGGCATCGGCGGCTCCCACTTCTCGCCGATCATCAACGCCCCGGAGGTGGCGATCCTGGGCGTGTCGCGCGCCGAGACCGAACCGGTGTGGCGCGACGGCGAGTTCGTGCCGCGCCTGCGCCTGCCGCTGTCCCTCACCTACGACCACCGCCTGATCGACGGCGCCGACGGCATCCGCTTCCTGCGCTGGATCATCGAAGCGCTCGAGCAGCCGCTGCTGCTGGCGCTGGAGGGCTGA
- a CDS encoding AAA family ATPase, translating to MFARRLLPPPASFFLFGPRGTGKSTWIASHFAGAPTYDLLNTRESLRLSRDPEALYREMEGLPAGTWVVIDEVQKVPELLDEVHRPIEGRRLRFVLSGSSARKLKRGGGNLLAGRAVVEQMFPLVSAELAFGPPVDDLLVHGSMPLAVTGADPAGYLLAYAEAYLEEEIRAEALTRSIGAFSRFLEVAARQNGQVTNLSAISRDAAVARSTVQNYFEILEDTLVGHLIEPNARFGGEMLTTAQNRRHRSLVLVS from the coding sequence ATGTTTGCAAGAAGGCTGCTGCCGCCGCCCGCATCCTTCTTCCTGTTCGGACCGCGGGGTACCGGGAAGTCGACGTGGATTGCGAGCCACTTCGCGGGGGCGCCAACGTACGATCTTCTGAACACGCGCGAGTCGCTGCGTCTGAGCCGCGATCCGGAAGCGCTCTACCGGGAGATGGAAGGCCTGCCGGCCGGAACGTGGGTGGTGATCGACGAAGTGCAGAAGGTGCCGGAGTTGCTCGACGAGGTTCATCGCCCGATCGAGGGGCGGCGCCTGCGCTTTGTGCTGTCGGGGTCGAGCGCGCGCAAGCTGAAGCGGGGCGGCGGCAACCTGCTGGCGGGCCGCGCCGTCGTGGAGCAGATGTTCCCGCTGGTGTCGGCGGAACTCGCGTTCGGGCCACCGGTAGATGACCTGCTCGTCCACGGCAGCATGCCGCTGGCCGTGACCGGCGCCGACCCGGCGGGGTATCTCCTCGCTTACGCCGAGGCCTACCTGGAAGAGGAAATCCGCGCGGAGGCGCTCACCCGGAGCATCGGCGCCTTCAGCCGCTTCCTGGAAGTGGCCGCACGGCAGAACGGGCAGGTGACCAACCTGTCGGCGATCTCCCGCGACGCCGCGGTGGCCAGGTCCACGGTGCAGAACTATTTCGAGATCCTGGAAGACACCCTGGTCGGGCATTTGATTGAACCGAACGCGCGGTTCGGTGGTGAGATGCTGACGACGGCGCAGAATCGCCGCCACAGAAGCCTCGTGCTGGTCTCGTGA
- a CDS encoding PIN domain-containing protein — translation MTVGVDTSVIIAAVHANHPVHLSSSRWLDAAFDTHDVVVAHHSLLEAYAVLTRLPAEYRVTPAEAEIVLRETVRDNARIAPFAAESTWAFMSAFAALPAAGGAAYDAFIIRLLSEAGAEAIVTYNVDDFRRLSPHVRVTDPAELEV, via the coding sequence GTGACGGTCGGCGTGGACACCTCGGTCATCATTGCGGCAGTGCACGCCAACCATCCCGTGCACCTGTCGTCGTCGCGTTGGCTCGACGCGGCGTTCGACACGCACGACGTGGTCGTCGCCCACCACTCCCTGCTCGAGGCATACGCCGTTCTCACCCGGCTCCCGGCCGAGTACCGGGTCACCCCAGCCGAGGCCGAGATCGTCCTGCGCGAGACCGTACGGGACAACGCCCGCATCGCACCGTTCGCCGCCGAATCGACGTGGGCCTTCATGTCCGCGTTCGCGGCGTTACCCGCCGCGGGAGGCGCCGCATACGACGCGTTCATCATTCGATTGCTCAGCGAAGCCGGCGCCGAGGCGATCGTCACCTACAACGTCGACGACTTCCGGCGGCTCTCGCCTCATGTGCGAGTTACCGATCCGGCAGAGTTGGAGGTCTGA
- a CDS encoding AbrB/MazE/SpoVT family DNA-binding domain-containing protein encodes MKTRIDNFGRLVIPKPLRERYRFEPGAEVEIVTIPDGITLVPVMPKRRIVRRGRITAVDTGADTASAEVFSVDRVRAAHLDGRGGLLR; translated from the coding sequence ATGAAGACGCGAATCGACAACTTCGGGCGCCTCGTGATACCGAAACCATTGCGCGAGAGATATCGGTTCGAGCCGGGCGCGGAGGTCGAGATCGTCACGATTCCGGACGGCATCACGCTGGTGCCGGTCATGCCCAAGCGGCGCATCGTGCGGCGCGGGCGCATCACGGCGGTGGATACCGGCGCCGACACCGCATCCGCTGAGGTTTTCTCCGTCGACCGTGTCAGGGCCGCCCACCTCGACGGCAGGGGCGGGCTGCTGAGGTGA